The Longimicrobium sp. genome includes the window TCCCCAGCCCTTCCCCCGCAAACTGCGCGGGGGAAGGGCGCCAGTAGAGTGCGCGGGGCCAGCCGGAGTGCAATCGAATTCTCCTCTCCCCCATGGGGTTTATGGGGGAGAGGCCGGGAGAGGGGGGGCGGCTGCGGCATGCGCCAGTCTCAGCCGAAGCGCGCTTCAGGTCTCCCCCTCCCCTGCGCAGCGGGGGAAGGAGGCCGGGGAGAGGGGGCTCCCGGGGACATGCGAAGTATCCAGTCGCCCCCCAATTGAAGATCCCCCCTCTCCCGCGCAGTTTGCGGGGGAGGGGGCCGGGGGAGGGGGAACCCGGGGGAGGGGGAACCATCACACGCAGCACCGCACCAAACGCCAGGAGAAACCGAATGAACCTTCGCCACGCCGTGGTCATCGCCCTCGTCCCCATGATGGCCCTGGGCGCGTGCAAGAAGCGCCCGGTCGTCACCACCGCGCCCACCCCGGACGCCACGACCGAGAGCGCCGCCGACCGCGCGCGCGCGGACTCCATCCGCATCGCCAACGAGCGCGAGGCCGCCGAGCGCGACCGCGCCGAGCGCGAGCGGACGGAACGCGAGCGCCTGGCGCGCGAAACCGCGGGGGCCCGCGAGGTGCTCACCGAGATCGTGTTCTTCGAGTACGACAGCAACGAGATCACCCCCACCGCGGCGGAGATCCTGCAGCTGAAGGCGGCCGTGCTGCAGGCCAACCCCGGCGTCCGCCTGCGCGTGGAAGGCCACGCCGACCAGCGCGGCAGCACCGAGTACAACCTGGCGCTGGGCCAGCGCCGCGCCGAGGCGGTGCGCGCGTACCTGGCCAACTACGGCGTGAACGCCGACCGCTTCACCACCGTCAGCCTGGGCAAGGAGCGCCCGCTGGCCGAGGGCGAGGGCGAAGAGGCGTTCGCGCGCAACCGGCGCGTGGAGTTCGCCATTGCATCCGGCGAGGTGCGCGTGGTGCCCGAGGAGCTGCGGTGAGGGGCGCGGCGCTGGCGGCGCTCGCCCTTCCCCTGCTGGCCGGCTGCATCGCCACCAAGCAGGACATCCGCGACCTGCAGCTGGGAATGGCCACGCAGCAGGCCCGGCAGGACTCCATGGTGGCCGTGCTGATTGCGCGCACCGAGGCCATGCTCGACAGCCTCAGCGACCAGAACGTCCGGCTGCGCGGCGACGTCGCCAACCGGCTGGTGAGCATCGACCGGCAGCTGGTGCAGATCCAGGAATTGAGCGGGCAGAACCAGGCGCAGCTGGGCGAGCTGCGCCGCCAGGTGGACGTGGCCGCCGAAGAGGCGCGCCGCGCCTCGGCCGCCGCCCAGCGCGCGGACGCCAACGATCGGGAAGAGGACGAGGCGGCGGACCCGCAGGAACTGTTCGACGCGGCGCTCGCGGCGCTCCGGCGCGGGTCGGTCGCCACGGCGCGGGGCGGCTTCGAGGAGTTCCTGCGCGCGGCCCCCGAGCACCGGCTGGCGCCCGATGCCCAGTACAACATCGGGCAGAGCTACGAGCAGGGGCGCGACGTGCCGGCCGCCATCACCGCCTACGAGCGCGTCCTGAGCGAGTACGCCACCTCCGGCCGCGCGCCCGCGGCGCTGCTGCGCATCGGGCGGCTGGAATTGGGACGCGGCAACCGCACGCAGGCCCGCACCCGGCTGAACCAGGTGGTGCAGCGGTTCCCCCGCAGCCCCGAGGCGGCCGAGGCGCGGACGGAGCTTCAGCGGCTGGGGACCCGGTGATCCAGGCCGCTCCGGTGAACCCGGGCGCCCCGGCGGGGTTCTAGGCCGTGCGCTGCCCGTTCTGCCACCACACCGACGACCGCGTGGTCGATTCGCGCAGCGTGCG containing:
- the pal gene encoding peptidoglycan-associated lipoprotein Pal, giving the protein MNLRHAVVIALVPMMALGACKKRPVVTTAPTPDATTESAADRARADSIRIANEREAAERDRAERERTERERLARETAGAREVLTEIVFFEYDSNEITPTAAEILQLKAAVLQANPGVRLRVEGHADQRGSTEYNLALGQRRAEAVRAYLANYGVNADRFTTVSLGKERPLAEGEGEEAFARNRRVEFAIASGEVRVVPEELR
- the ybgF gene encoding tol-pal system protein YbgF, translating into MRGAALAALALPLLAGCIATKQDIRDLQLGMATQQARQDSMVAVLIARTEAMLDSLSDQNVRLRGDVANRLVSIDRQLVQIQELSGQNQAQLGELRRQVDVAAEEARRASAAAQRADANDREEDEAADPQELFDAALAALRRGSVATARGGFEEFLRAAPEHRLAPDAQYNIGQSYEQGRDVPAAITAYERVLSEYATSGRAPAALLRIGRLELGRGNRTQARTRLNQVVQRFPRSPEAAEARTELQRLGTR